From Chloroflexaceae bacterium, the proteins below share one genomic window:
- the rpsJ gene encoding 30S ribosomal protein S10, which yields MAKQKVRIRLKAYDHKILDQSARQIVEAAERTGALVAGPVPLPTKIEKFSVIRSGFIDKDSQEQFEIRTHKRLIDVLDPSQQTINALMKLNLPAGVDIEIKL from the coding sequence ATGGCCAAGCAAAAGGTGCGTATTCGCCTCAAGGCATACGACCACAAGATCCTGGACCAGTCCGCGCGCCAGATCGTCGAGGCGGCCGAGCGCACCGGGGCGCTGGTAGCCGGCCCGGTGCCCTTGCCCACCAAAATCGAGAAGTTCAGCGTTATTCGCTCGGGCTTCATCGATAAGGACTCGCAGGAACAGTTTGAGATAAGGACCCACAAACGATTGATTGACGTCCTCGATCCAAGCCAGCAAACCATCAATGCGCTCATGAAGCTTAACCTGCCCGCTGGCGTGGATATCGAGATCAAACTGTAA